A portion of the Adhaeribacter radiodurans genome contains these proteins:
- a CDS encoding ArsR/SmtB family transcription factor, producing MENLKNLEKTAKALSDINRLKILELLASQGGTGPCSSIQDCLNLAQPSVSHHLKILQEAGLIRAEKAGRQYTYTLQPTVFKNFISGISFGMVPVSG from the coding sequence ATGGAAAACTTAAAGAATCTCGAAAAAACGGCGAAAGCATTAAGCGATATTAACCGCCTGAAAATACTGGAATTATTAGCCAGCCAGGGGGGAACCGGACCTTGTTCTTCCATTCAGGATTGTTTGAACTTAGCCCAGCCTTCAGTGAGCCACCATTTAAAAATTTTACAGGAAGCCGGACTAATTAGGGCGGAAAAAGCCGGCCGCCAGTATACGTATACCTTGCAACCAACTGTATTTAAAAATTTTATATCGGGAATATCCTTCGGCATGGTGCCCGTTTCAGGGTAA